One genomic region from Jilunia laotingensis encodes:
- a CDS encoding helix-turn-helix domain-containing protein gives MKERNPLSATLDEPFVADTCNLGRLKNRLCKLEGGTILFCLNGWAQLTIDLKKHEVVKNTQIVLLPNTVVSLDGMSDDFKVSLFAFHGEMFREACLRFNTSFFRFLKENPCYTIPDEYTKSIYGLMDAVNCIYADIDNRFRYQIARNHLQSFLLDVYDKCYRFFPRQEIEGGGDRQRQLFEKFIAMVHENCLTEREVTFYADKLCISTKYLTGICKNVTGDSAKKIIDNFSMLEIKVMLQGTELNIQEIADRMQFPDQSYLGRYFKRLEGISPIEYRNLHKS, from the coding sequence ATGAAAGAAAGAAACCCATTAAGCGCCACATTGGATGAACCCTTTGTCGCAGATACATGCAACCTGGGCAGATTAAAAAATCGTTTGTGCAAACTGGAAGGAGGAACCATTCTTTTTTGCCTGAACGGTTGGGCACAGTTGACAATCGATCTGAAAAAACACGAAGTTGTAAAGAACACCCAGATCGTATTGCTGCCCAACACTGTTGTCAGCCTCGATGGCATGAGTGATGATTTCAAAGTTTCCCTTTTCGCATTTCACGGTGAGATGTTTCGCGAAGCCTGCCTGCGTTTTAACACCAGCTTCTTCCGCTTCCTGAAAGAAAATCCCTGTTATACGATACCCGATGAATACACCAAATCCATCTATGGATTGATGGATGCCGTCAATTGCATTTACGCTGATATCGACAACCGTTTCCGATACCAGATAGCCCGTAACCATTTACAAAGTTTTCTGTTGGACGTATACGATAAATGTTACCGTTTCTTCCCACGGCAGGAGATAGAAGGAGGAGGCGACCGCCAACGGCAACTGTTTGAAAAGTTCATTGCCATGGTTCACGAAAACTGTCTGACGGAAAGGGAGGTGACATTTTATGCCGATAAACTGTGTATCTCTACCAAGTATCTCACCGGCATATGCAAAAATGTGACCGGAGACTCGGCAAAAAAGATCATCGATAACTTCTCCATGCTCGAGATCAAAGTGATGCTGCAAGGCACGGAACTCAACATACAGGAAATAGCCGACCGGATGCAATTCCCGGATCAGTCCTACCTCGGCAGATATTTCAAACGTTTGGAAGGGATATCACCGATAGAATACCGGAATCTGCATAAAAGTTGA
- a CDS encoding efflux RND transporter periplasmic adaptor subunit — translation MKNQVERLWLVGMFISCLVLSGCKEAPQAQMETTYEVMTLAPTDRVLLSNYSATIRGRQDIEIYPQVGGTLTKVCVTEGQRVKSGQALFIIDQVPYEAALQTALANVEAAKASLATSQLTYDSKQELYKQNVVSEFDLSTAKNSLLAAKAQLAQAKAQEVSARNNLSYTVVKSPADGVVGTLPYRVGALVSASLPEPLTTVSDNSDMYVYFSLTENQLLGLIRQYGSKDEALKQMPEIDLQLNDRSAYPQKGRIETISGVIDRNTGTVSLRAVFPNENGLLHSGGAGNVILPVQKTDALVIPQVATYEIQDKVYVFKVVDGKAQSAHVQVTRVNGGKEYIVDNGLQAGDRIVTEGVGLLREGTPIREKTTSEPVVTDNQTKEE, via the coding sequence ATGAAGAATCAAGTAGAAAGATTGTGGCTGGTGGGAATGTTTATTTCCTGTTTAGTCCTGTCTGGGTGTAAAGAGGCACCACAGGCACAAATGGAAACCACGTATGAAGTGATGACATTGGCTCCGACCGACCGGGTGTTGTTGAGTAACTATTCGGCAACGATTCGCGGACGGCAGGATATAGAAATTTATCCGCAAGTAGGTGGAACATTGACGAAGGTTTGTGTGACGGAGGGTCAACGGGTGAAAAGCGGACAAGCGTTGTTTATCATCGATCAGGTGCCTTATGAGGCTGCCTTGCAGACTGCATTGGCCAATGTAGAAGCGGCAAAAGCTTCGCTGGCTACTTCCCAACTGACGTATGACAGCAAACAGGAATTATATAAGCAAAATGTAGTTTCCGAATTTGACCTTAGTACGGCAAAGAATTCTTTGCTTGCTGCCAAAGCACAACTGGCACAGGCGAAAGCTCAGGAAGTGAGTGCGCGGAACAATCTCTCCTATACGGTAGTGAAAAGCCCTGCTGACGGAGTGGTGGGAACATTGCCATACCGGGTAGGTGCTTTGGTGAGCGCGAGCCTTCCCGAACCATTGACCACCGTTTCGGACAATTCCGATATGTATGTATACTTCTCCCTGACCGAAAACCAATTGTTAGGATTGATCCGTCAGTACGGATCGAAGGACGAAGCGTTGAAACAGATGCCTGAAATCGACTTGCAGTTGAATGATCGTTCTGCCTATCCGCAAAAGGGGAGGATAGAGACCATCAGCGGGGTGATCGACCGGAATACGGGAACGGTAAGCCTGCGTGCCGTGTTCCCGAATGAGAACGGATTGCTGCATAGCGGTGGTGCGGGTAATGTGATATTGCCGGTACAGAAAACGGATGCATTGGTAATTCCTCAGGTGGCAACTTATGAGATACAGGACAAAGTATATGTGTTCAAAGTGGTCGATGGCAAGGCTCAATCGGCTCACGTACAAGTGACCCGTGTTAACGGAGGGAAAGAATATATCGTGGACAATGGACTGCAAGCAGGCGATAGAATCGTGACCGAAGGTGTCGGGCTGCTCCGTGAAGGTACACCGATCCGGGAAAAGACAACTTCGGAACCTGTTGTCACGGATAATCAAACGAAGGAGGAATAA